From the genome of Candidatus Rhodoluna planktonica:
TAGCGGAGCATTTCAAAAGATGCCGAACCAGAGCCGATGACCACTCCGGCTCGAAGCTCGATGGTGGGTACCCCGCTTGCTCGCAAAATTTCACCGGTCTCCGCGCGCGATTCAAGATGCGGTGAGAGCTTAGAATCCTTGGCAATCATTCCGCCTAAATAAACAATCCGACGAACTTTTGCCTTTTTCGCGGCTTCACCAAACGTTGTCGCTAGCTGCCGTTCCTTAGCTTCAAACTCATCTTTCTCGAGCAGAGCATGAAGCATGTAATAGGCAACATCAACGTCTGCCAGGGCTGTTTCTAAGTCAGCAATCTTGAACGCGTCTCCGGTTATTACTTCTACCGTTTCAAACCAGGGATGATCTTTTAGACGATTGGCATCGCGCACCAGCACTCGAACCCGGTAGCCATGATTGATCAGTTCGGTGACTAACCGGCCGCCGATGTATCCGCTGGCTCCGGTCACCAAGACTCGGGCCGGTTCTCCATTTGGTCGCTTGAACTGGGGTAGGTCGTTGGCGATCATGCTGACCTTTCGAATTATTCGATGGTTACCAGTGGTGCGTAAGTTTCAATTGCAACGATACTTCTGACCGTATCTGCTTTTTTGGCAGTTAGGTGAACCACCATCATCTCACCCGGTTCGAGTGCTCGGCCCTCATGCAAAAGAATCTCTTGGTTTGCGTTTCCGTATTTAGAAAGGGTGTCCAGAATCGTCGGCAATGCCGGACGATGACTGCATAGAACCGAGGGTAATCCTGATTTAACGATGTCATCGACAACGTTCGCAGTTCGCCTTGGTCCTTTTTTGTTTCCTAGCTCAGACACTTGGTGGCGCTCAATAATCGGCAACTTCTGATTTTTAGCAAAGGGCTTCACGGTGTTGGCACATCGAGTCCAGGGTGAGGAGTAAACCCGTTTTACACCGAAAGCTTTTAGCAAAGGAATCAGGGCGATTGCCTGCTTGGCACCGAGTGGTGTCAGCGGACGCGCACCGTCGTCGATATTCTTTCCGTTTTTCCATTCGCTGCGAGGCATTGCCTGAGCATGGCGTTGAATAACGACCGGCTTGGTTTTTAGTTTGCCAAGGGTGTACAGGTCTTCGACACGTTGCAGGATGTCTCTATCAAAATCGTAGGTGAGCAATTCACGTGCCTGGGCGGGGGTGCGCCACTCGACACTGGCTACTTCTTCGCTTGGCTTGAATGTTGATTTGCGCAGACTTTTGTCGGTCACCCTGGCTGCCCAGTAGTGAACTTCTTTCGGCGCCCCGCTGGGAAGGGTGTACTTTACGATGTCGAGTCTGATGCCAAGTTTTACCCGCAAACCTGTTTCTTCTCGAATTTCACGCACGGCCGTTTGAGGTAAAACCTCGCCGGGATCTACTTTTCCTTTAGGCCAGGACCAGTCGTCATATCTGGCGCGGTGAATTAGAGCAACCTTGAGCCCGTCACCTTCTTCTCGCCATAAAACGGCGCCGGCGGCATAAACGGTCATCGGGGTATCTTCTTACCCGCAATTTCTCTCATCACCTGGTCTTGGAAATCTGCCAGGGTGGCCCCGTCCCGGTCATACTGATGCCTGACCCAGTTTCCGTCAGCAGCGAGATGCCAAGAAGCCGTGCCAGGATTCATTGCCAAGTCAAAAAAGGCGTTTAGCTCACGGATATGATCCGGTTGTGAAATTCGAACCAGAGCCTCAACTCGGCGATCAAGATTTCGGTGCATCATGTCGGCAGACCCGATGAAAATCTCCGGATCGCCTCCACCGAGGAATCCAAAAATTCGAGAATGCTCGAGGTAGCGTCCCAAAATTGACCGCACTTGGATGTTGTCACTCAGCCCAGGCACACCCGGACGAAGTGCGCACATTCCGCGAACCAAAATTTCAACATCAACCCCGGCATTCGATGCCCTGTATAGAGCATCGATAATTTGCTCGTCGACCAAAGAGTTGACCTTGATTCTCACCCGGGCTGGTTTACCTGCTTCGCGGTGGGCTATCTCTCGTTCGATGCGCTCCAGTAGTCCTTCTCGAACACCATGTGGTGAGACCATGAGTGATTTGAATTCAGAGTCTGGGGCATAGCCGGAAAGTTGATTGAAAAGCTTGGTCAAATCTTCACCGACTGACTCCCGCGAGGTTAGCAAACCGTAATCCTCGTAGTAGCGTGCGGTTTTTGGGTTGTAGTTACCGGTGCCGACGTGGCAGTAGCGTCTAAGTTGATTTCCCTCTTGACGAATTACCAGCGAAAGCTTGCAGTGTGTCTTTAGGCCGACGATTCCGTAAACCACGTGCACACCGGCCTGCTCAAGTTTGCGAGCCCAAGCGATATTGTTCTGCTCATCAAATCTGGCCTTGATCTCAACCAGAGCCAAAACCTGTTTGCCCGCCTCGGCAGCGCTGATCAGCGCGTCAACAATCGGTGAGTCACCAGAAGTTCGATAAAGCGTTTGCTTGATGGCTAGAACCTTTGGGTCTGCAGCGGCCTGAACCAAGAATGACTGCACCGAGGTTGAGAAAGATTCGTATGGGTGGTGAACCAAAATATCCCGTTGACGCATGGCCGCAAAAATACTGACATCTTTATCTTCCACCGGGCGGAGGTAGCGATTGGTGATCACCTGGTGGGGCGGGAAATGAAGGTCAGGTCGCTTAATTGATGCGATTTCGAACAAGCCACGCAAATCCAGGGGAGAGGGTAGGTGGTAGACATCTTCTTCGGAGATGTCAAGTTCTCGAATAAGCAAGTCGAGAACTTGAGGGTTGATGTCGTTGGCTACTTCCAGGCGAACCGGCGGTCCAAAACGACGTCTCAGCAATTCTTTCTCAAGAGCGATTAGAAGATTTTCGCCTTCTTCCTCATCGACTTCGAGGTCTTCATTTCTGGTAACTCTGAAGGTGTGGTGCTGCAACACATCCATGCCAGGGAAAAGTTGTCCCAAGAATTCACCGATGATGTCTTCGAGTGGAACAAACATCTGGCCTGAGCCAGCTTCGCCCGGAATTTTGACAAATCGAGGCAGCAGCGGCGGCACCTTAACGCGCGCAAAGTGTTCGCGGCCGTTCACCGGGTTCTGCAGCACCACGGCAAGGTTTAGCGAAAGTCCGGAGATGTAAGGAAATGGGTGAGCGGGATCAACAGCCAGGGGAGTGAGCACCGGAAAAATCTGATTTTGAAAATATTCGTGGAGGGTCTTTTTTTGATTCTCGTCAAGGTAATTCCAGCGAACAATGTGGATAGCTTTTTCTTTCATTAAGGGCTTAAGCACCTTAATAAAGAGTTCGGCATGCCTAGTTTGAAGCTCGTGAGCTTTGTCAGAGATGGCACTCAAAACTTCTTGGGGCTCTAATCCAGAGCTAGAGCGAACTGCCAGCCCGGTGGCGATTCGACGCTTCAGTCCGGCTACTCGGACCATAAAAAATTCATCAAGATTCGAAGCAAAAATGGCGCAAAAGTTTATTCGCTCGAGAAGGTAGACATTCGGGTCTTCTGCCAGTTCGAGCACTCGCTGATTAAAGGCCAACCAGCTCAGCTCTCGATCTAAAAATCGATCAGCCGGAAACTCAGAGCCCAAATTGGGCACTGCGATTGCCATGGTTTCTTCGGAAGACATAGATGTAATACTGCCACTACTTGGTTATTTGTAGGTTAACAACGGGTTAGCCGATGTTCTCAGAGAGAGCATCCTCGGTGGTTAGGTTGAATCGGTAGCCAACGTTTCGCACGGTGCCAATTAGCAGTTCGAGGTCGCCCAGCTTGGCCCGCAACCGTCTGATGTGAACATCAACGGTTCGAGTGCCACCGAAGTAGTCGTAGCCCCAAACCTCACTGAGCAACTGTTCGCGGGTGAAGACTCGACCCGGGTGTTGAGCCAAAAATCTGATCAGTTCAAATTCTTTATAGGTAAGGTCTAGTGGTTTACCGTGAATTTTTGCCGAGTAGCTGCCCTCATCGATAACCAACCCGGATGCGTGAATCTTGTCGACTTTCTCTTCGGTTTGTGCTCGGCCGATAGCGAGCCTGATTCGAGTTTCGATTTCCGCTGGGCCTGCAGTTTCTAGAATTATGTCTGCCGCGCCCCAGTCGTTACTTACTGCGGCCAAACCACCTTCGGTAACCACCAAAATAAGGGGAGCGCTAAGACCAGTGGTCACCAAAATTTTTGCCAGGGCTTTTGCGTTAGCTAGGTCTCTGCGTGCATCGAGAAAAACCAGATCGTGACCGGGAGCGTTGACCAAGCTGGCCGGCTCAGCCGGAATTTGCCGCAGTCGGTGACTGAGTAGCGAAAGAGCAGGTAAAACTTCAGCTTCGGCTGTTGCCGAAAGTACCAGAAGTTGAGCCATTTCTCTCTCCGAATCGCTTAGCACAAGTTTAGTCGGGATTCTCTTTGCTGTAATCGAAGGTTTTTGGGTACGGCTAGGGCAAGATTGAAGAATGAGGCGCGATTGGATTGAAATCACCGGAATTTGGGCTGCGGTTTTGGCCCTCGCCCTCTGGTTGGTTTTTCAGCCGGGCGCAACGGCAATTGCTGCAGAAACGTATTCGGGCGCTATTTTGGCCGGGGCCTTGGCCACGGTTTCGGCAATTCAACTTCGATCGCAGCGAGCTGAGGGCTTCGTGCGACGCCTGGTCTATGTTGCGGGTGGGTCCTATCTCATCCTGGCTTTAGCATCGCTGTTTATGCTGCTGAGGGGTTAGACTTTTACCATGATTCTTGCTCTAGAAATCTTCTTCACCGGACTCCTAGTTCTCGCATCTCTGGCCATTGCCGGAGTATCTGCGCTTGTGCTCTACAAACTATTCAAGGGTCAAAAGTAACTTGTTCGTAATTCCAGAAAATTTACCTCTGGAGCTAACCCCCTTCGCCTTCCTGATTGGAAAATGGGAGGGAACCGGCGTCATCAGCTACAAAGTAAACGAGGATGACGATTCTGTCGTCGAATACGAATTCAAGCAGCGCATCGAATTTGCGCACGATGGCAGCAACGCGCTTACCTACGTTTCAAGCGCTGAGTTGATAGATTCAGATCTTCCGGCTTTGCCCAGCGAATTGGGCTATTGGCGATTGGCCCGCCCAGCTGAAGAATCTGACCATGGCCCGGGGATGATTGTTGGCTCAGGTGAATCAAAAATCCAGTCTCGTGAAGATCTAGAAAAACTTCGTAACGCCGAAGGTGGTTTCGACATTCAGGTTTCCACGCTGCATCCGGGTGGGGTAGCCGAACTCTACAACGGCAAAATCAAGGGTGCCCGGGTTGATCTTGCGTCAGCGCACGGTGTGGCCTTTGAAACCGCAAAAACCTACCGCCACTCAACTCGACTGTACGGGCAGGTTGAAGGCGCTTTGCTTTGGGTGTGGGAAATAGCCATGCCGGGACGCGAATTGAAACCGCATGCCTCAGCCCGGCTTGAGCGAATCGAGTAAGTGTTGACCGCAGAGCACTTTGGTAATCCGTTGGTTGAACAGCGAAAGTTGCTCAATTCTGAAGCTTCGGTTTTGCTCGAAGACTTGGCAGTGCTTCGGGTTGAAGGCCCAGATCGACTCGACTGGCTGCATGCATTACTTTCGCAAAACATCAAAAATCTCAAGCCCGGTGAAAGCGCCGAGGCCCTACTGCTTGATCCAAATGGTCGAATTGAGCAAGCTATCCGAGTTTTTGAAACTGGAAACGAAACTTACTTATCAGTTGGCAAAACCAGTTTTGCGGCCTTGAACTCTTGGTTGAGTAAAATGATTTTTCGCTCAAAAGTTTCCCTGACTGAGGTCGACTTGGTTGCCGTGGCCTATTTTGGCGAGGTCAAAGATGAACCAAACGCGCTCTTCACCTGGACTGATAACTGGGACAAGATTTTGCCTGGCAGTTATCGCTACGGAAAACCATCGACCTCTGACTGGCCATTGAAAATTGCTTTCCTAGATTCAGCAGATGTTGAAAAATTCGCTTCCGAATTTGAAAGTGCTGGCCGTTTAGCGCTAACCGCTTTACGTATTGCTGCCCATCGGCCCGATTTCGACGCTGAGGTTGATGAGAAAACGCTTCCGCACGAATTAGATTGGCTGCGCACTGCGGTGCACCTAACTAAGGGATGCTATCGAGGCCAAGAGACAGTGGCCAAAGTTCACAATCTTGGTCATCCCCCGCGACGGTTGGTCATGTTGCACCTCGACGGTTCAGGGCACATGCTTCCCGAGGTAAACGATTCGGTGATTTACAACGGCGAAGTTAAAGGTCGAATCACCTCGGTCGCTCAACATTTTGATATGGGCCCAATTGCCCTTGCCGTGATCTCAAGAAATGTGCCCGAAGATGCCCAGCTCGAGGTGGCATCCGCAGGGCAAACCATAGCGGCTGCTCAAGAAATCATTGTTCCGGCAAGCGCCGGCAAAGTGGCAGAACTGCCGAAGCGCAATTTGCTCATGGGCGGCAAACATTGAGTGAAGTTTGGCTCGACCGACTTCGACAATCCACAACCCGAGCAGTCGAGTCAATTGCTCCGATTAGTCAAATAGTTTTGGCAGCTGTGGCCGGCTACAGCATTGCGCACTTCGGCCTCGGTCACGAAACCCCAATTTTCGCAGTGACGGTTGCAATTACTGCTTTAGGTTTTACCAGAGATGCTCGCCCGCGAAGAATAATCGAAACGGCACTGGGAATGATTATCGGAATCCTACTCAGTGAAGTGTTTTTGCTTTCATTGGGTCAAGGTTTGATTCAGCTGGCGGTTGTGCTTTTGATCTCGCTCTTGGCGGCACGTTTCATTTCAGGTTCGGCATCGTTTGCGCTTACGGTTGGCATCCAGGCGATGCTGGTTCAAATTTTGCCGGTACCTGATGGTGGCGCATTTTTGCGAAGCATCGATGGCCTCATCGGCGGTCTGACCGCTCTCGTTTTTACCGCAATAATTCCGCGCGACCCCAGAGGTATTGCCAACCGCGATGCCGAAAAACTTTTTAGGGTGTTTATCGATTCGGTCGAAGCTTTGCGGCTAGCCACTAAAAATGTTGACGAAAAAGTGCTCGATGAGGCACTCATCCGGGTTCGACGATCACAACCGCTAATTGATAACTGGCGGCTTTCGCTCGACAGTGCTGTTGCTATCGCCAAGATTTCGCCTTTTCTTCGAAAGTATCGCGATGAGCTGTCGGGACAGTTGCGTCTCATGCGCGGTATGGATTTAGCAACCAGAAATTTACGTGTTGTGGTTAGACGAGTGGATTTCTTGGTTAAGGATGGCGAGCCACGGCCTTATTTGGCCGATTTGTTTGAGCAAATCAGTCAGGCTGCACAGCTATTGGAAAGTGGTTTGGATGATTCAAGTGACCGCAGAGAAGCTCAGCGCCAGTTGGTTTACATCATCCATCAACTAGATCCAAAGAGATTCGGAATTGGTGACCAGTTACGCGAAGCAAGTGTGCTGTTGTTATTGCGTCCACTTTTGGTTGATTTGCTTTGCGCTAGCGGAATGAGCGAAGAAGATGCTCGTGCTGAGTTGCCTTCGATCTAGTTGGTCGGATCAACGGCGCTGTATTCAACGCTAAGTTCGCCAAGTCGCACACGCTTCCGATCCAGAGTTATCGGCCAGCCCGCTGACTTCAATTGATTGCAGGCGGCTAACCAACGCTGTGCCGCCGAAAACGTTCCGAGACCGGCATTTGATTGCCAGGCACGATCGAGGTCAACTAAAAACTGATGAATTTTTTCACCCGGAACGTTGTGGTGAATTAGGGCTTTAGGAAGTCGCTCAGCAACTTTGCTCGGTGAGTCCAGTTCAGCGAGCCGCATCGAGATTGTGAAAGTAAGGGGTCTGACTCGGTCAAGGGTTATCCAACTGCTGATGCGACCAATTTCATCGCAGGTACCTTCGATCAACTTTCCTTCAACTGTGAGGCGTGACTGCATTTTCTGCCAAGCCGGTAAGACCTGATCTTCGTCATACTGACGCAAAACGTTGAAGGCCCTGATTACGGTGACCTGGTTAGGCAGCTCTGGAGGAATCGGAACTTCAAATCCGCCGTGTGTGAAGTGCAGACTTTCCGTCGCGATTGCCAGCCCGCGTTCAACTCGCTCGCGATCAATCTCTACGCCAACCACATGAGTTTGCGGGTTTACTTTTTCTAGCCTCGCCAGTAACTCAACCGCGGTGATTGGGCTCGCTCCGAAGCCTAGATCAACGACAATCGGTTGCTTTTCCTGACGCAAAACGGGCAGCGCGGCAATAAATCGATCAAC
Proteins encoded in this window:
- a CDS encoding class I SAM-dependent methyltransferase; this translates as MRRVDRFIAALPVLRQEKQPIVVDLGFGASPITAVELLARLEKVNPQTHVVGVEIDRERVERGLAIATESLHFTHGGFEVPIPPELPNQVTVIRAFNVLRQYDEDQVLPAWQKMQSRLTVEGKLIEGTCDEIGRISSWITLDRVRPLTFTISMRLAELDSPSKVAERLPKALIHHNVPGEKIHQFLVDLDRAWQSNAGLGTFSAAQRWLAACNQLKSAGWPITLDRKRVRLGELSVEYSAVDPTN
- a CDS encoding FABP family protein, with the translated sequence MFVIPENLPLELTPFAFLIGKWEGTGVISYKVNEDDDSVVEYEFKQRIEFAHDGSNALTYVSSAELIDSDLPALPSELGYWRLARPAEESDHGPGMIVGSGESKIQSREDLEKLRNAEGGFDIQVSTLHPGGVAELYNGKIKGARVDLASAHGVAFETAKTYRHSTRLYGQVEGALLWVWEIAMPGRELKPHASARLERIE
- a CDS encoding NUDIX hydrolase — encoded protein: MTVYAAGAVLWREEGDGLKVALIHRARYDDWSWPKGKVDPGEVLPQTAVREIREETGLRVKLGIRLDIVKYTLPSGAPKEVHYWAARVTDKSLRKSTFKPSEEVASVEWRTPAQARELLTYDFDRDILQRVEDLYTLGKLKTKPVVIQRHAQAMPRSEWKNGKNIDDGARPLTPLGAKQAIALIPLLKAFGVKRVYSSPWTRCANTVKPFAKNQKLPIIERHQVSELGNKKGPRRTANVVDDIVKSGLPSVLCSHRPALPTILDTLSKYGNANQEILLHEGRALEPGEMMVVHLTAKKADTVRSIVAIETYAPLVTIE
- a CDS encoding response regulator transcription factor, with protein sequence MAQLLVLSATAEAEVLPALSLLSHRLRQIPAEPASLVNAPGHDLVFLDARRDLANAKALAKILVTTGLSAPLILVVTEGGLAAVSNDWGAADIILETAGPAEIETRIRLAIGRAQTEEKVDKIHASGLVIDEGSYSAKIHGKPLDLTYKEFELIRFLAQHPGRVFTREQLLSEVWGYDYFGGTRTVDVHIRRLRAKLGDLELLIGTVRNVGYRFNLTTEDALSENIG
- a CDS encoding YgfZ/GcvT domain-containing protein; this translates as MLTAEHFGNPLVEQRKLLNSEASVLLEDLAVLRVEGPDRLDWLHALLSQNIKNLKPGESAEALLLDPNGRIEQAIRVFETGNETYLSVGKTSFAALNSWLSKMIFRSKVSLTEVDLVAVAYFGEVKDEPNALFTWTDNWDKILPGSYRYGKPSTSDWPLKIAFLDSADVEKFASEFESAGRLALTALRIAAHRPDFDAEVDEKTLPHELDWLRTAVHLTKGCYRGQETVAKVHNLGHPPRRLVMLHLDGSGHMLPEVNDSVIYNGEVKGRITSVAQHFDMGPIALAVISRNVPEDAQLEVASAGQTIAAAQEIIVPASAGKVAELPKRNLLMGGKH
- a CDS encoding FUSC family protein, translating into MSEVWLDRLRQSTTRAVESIAPISQIVLAAVAGYSIAHFGLGHETPIFAVTVAITALGFTRDARPRRIIETALGMIIGILLSEVFLLSLGQGLIQLAVVLLISLLAARFISGSASFALTVGIQAMLVQILPVPDGGAFLRSIDGLIGGLTALVFTAIIPRDPRGIANRDAEKLFRVFIDSVEALRLATKNVDEKVLDEALIRVRRSQPLIDNWRLSLDSAVAIAKISPFLRKYRDELSGQLRLMRGMDLATRNLRVVVRRVDFLVKDGEPRPYLADLFEQISQAAQLLESGLDDSSDRREAQRQLVYIIHQLDPKRFGIGDQLREASVLLLLRPLLVDLLCASGMSEEDARAELPSI
- a CDS encoding RNA degradosome polyphosphate kinase, encoding MSSEETMAIAVPNLGSEFPADRFLDRELSWLAFNQRVLELAEDPNVYLLERINFCAIFASNLDEFFMVRVAGLKRRIATGLAVRSSSGLEPQEVLSAISDKAHELQTRHAELFIKVLKPLMKEKAIHIVRWNYLDENQKKTLHEYFQNQIFPVLTPLAVDPAHPFPYISGLSLNLAVVLQNPVNGREHFARVKVPPLLPRFVKIPGEAGSGQMFVPLEDIIGEFLGQLFPGMDVLQHHTFRVTRNEDLEVDEEEGENLLIALEKELLRRRFGPPVRLEVANDINPQVLDLLIRELDISEEDVYHLPSPLDLRGLFEIASIKRPDLHFPPHQVITNRYLRPVEDKDVSIFAAMRQRDILVHHPYESFSTSVQSFLVQAAADPKVLAIKQTLYRTSGDSPIVDALISAAEAGKQVLALVEIKARFDEQNNIAWARKLEQAGVHVVYGIVGLKTHCKLSLVIRQEGNQLRRYCHVGTGNYNPKTARYYEDYGLLTSRESVGEDLTKLFNQLSGYAPDSEFKSLMVSPHGVREGLLERIEREIAHREAGKPARVRIKVNSLVDEQIIDALYRASNAGVDVEILVRGMCALRPGVPGLSDNIQVRSILGRYLEHSRIFGFLGGGDPEIFIGSADMMHRNLDRRVEALVRISQPDHIRELNAFFDLAMNPGTASWHLAADGNWVRHQYDRDGATLADFQDQVMREIAGKKIPR